The proteins below come from a single Alligator mississippiensis isolate rAllMis1 chromosome 2, rAllMis1, whole genome shotgun sequence genomic window:
- the SLC39A13 gene encoding zinc transporter ZIP13 encodes MTGKRLLPHGIRALFLLSMACEAHQPTGSYAVSSANPLCEKEVESWGNLFSGERLDAWICSLIGSVMVGLSGVLPLLVIPLETGATLRSEAGSCRLKQLLSFAVGGLLGNVFLHMLPEAWAYTCSATAGEGQSFHQQKLLGLWVIIGFLTFLVLEKIFSENDEQDRLGTDSDSRAPAKRVPNGSSFSPQKATSTVQRTGTGVTQCNGSSHQSHPPDRKIKISGYLNLLANTIDNFTHGLAVAAGFLVSRKVGVLTTMAILLHEIPHEVGDFAILLRAGFDRWSAAKMQLSTALGGILGACFAICVQLPKGAGETVAWILPFTSGGFLYIALVNVVPDLLEEENPWNSLQQVLLLCAGIMVIVLLSVTIE; translated from the exons ATGACAGGGAAACGGCTTCTGCCTCATGGGATCCGTGCCTTGTTTCTGCTCAGCATGGCCTGTGAAGCCCATCAGCCCACAGGGAGCTATGCTGTCTCCAGTGCCAATCCACTGTGTGAGAAGGAGGTTGAGTCCTGGGGAAACCTGTTCAGTGGAGAGCGACTGGATGCCTGGATCTGTTCTCTGATTGGCTCAGTCATGGTGGGGCTGAGTGGGGTTCTCCCCTTGCTGGTAATTCCCCTTGAGACAGGAGCCACTCTGCGATCAGAAG CGGGATCCTGTCGCTTGAAGCAGCTCTTAAGTTTTGCAGTTGGTGGACTGCTGGGAAACGTGTTCCTGCACATGCTCCCAGAGGCCTGGGCCTACACCTGCAGTGCCACAGCAG GAGAAGGACAGAGCTTCCATCAGCAGAAGCTTTTAGGTCTCTGGGTGATCATTGGCTTTCTGACCTTCCTGGTGCTGGAGAAAATATTTTCAGAGAACGATGAGCAAGATCGGCTCGGCACA GACAGTGATTCCAGAGCACCAGCCAAAAGGGTTCCAAATGGAAGCAGCTTCTCTCCGCAGAAGGCAACAAGCACAGTCCAAAGAACAGGAACAGGTGTGACTCAGTGTAATGGTTCCTCTCATCAGTCTCACCCACCTGACAGAAAAATCAAG ATCAGTGGGTACCTCAACCTACTGGCCAATACCATTGATAACTTTACACatggcctggcagtggcagctggcttCCTGGTTAGCAGAAAG GTTGGGGTTCTAACCACCATGGCAATCCTCCTGCATGAAATACCACATGAG GTAGGAGACTTTGCCATCCTGCTCCGGGCTGGGTTTGACCGCTGGAGTGCAGCCAAGATGCAGCTTTCCACAGCTTTGGGGGGAATTCTAGGGGCCTGCTTTGCAATCTGTGTTCAGTTACCTAAAGGAGCAG GAGAAACCGTAGCTTGGATTCTCCCATTCACCTCTGGGGGATTTCTGTATATTGCCTTGGTGAATGTCGTGCCTGATCTCCTGGAGGAAGAGAATCCTTG GAACTCCCTGCAGCAAGTCCTTCTCCTGTGTGCAGGCATTATGGTCATTGTGTTGCTCTCAGTCACTATAGAATGA